From the genome of Segatella hominis, one region includes:
- a CDS encoding MFS transporter, with protein MNKSSKLTIIPVMLCFFAMGFVDLVGIASNYVKEDLNLNDSTANLFPSLVFFWFLIFSVPTGILMNKIGRKKTVLLSLLVTVISLLLPIFGESFGVMLVSFSLLGIGNALMQTSLNPLVSVVTTGKNLASTLTFGQFVKAIASFLAPYIAMWGAMASIPSFGLGWRVLFPIYMIIGITATFFLAGTPIEEEKNEGKASGFGECFKLLGKPIVLLSFIGIMCHVGIDVGTNTTAPKILMERLGWSLNDAAFATSLYFIFRTIGCFTGTAFLRMMRTRTFFMISVVMMALSMIGMWVGESKTMLYIAIALVGYGNSNVFSMIFSQALLAMPDKKNEVSGLMIMGLFGGTIFPLFMGFASDTFGQVGAVAVMAVGVVYLFTYIRRLA; from the coding sequence ATGAATAAATCATCAAAACTGACAATCATCCCGGTGATGCTCTGTTTCTTCGCCATGGGATTTGTAGATCTGGTAGGTATTGCCTCCAACTATGTAAAAGAAGACCTGAATCTCAATGATTCGACAGCCAATCTGTTCCCATCTTTAGTATTCTTCTGGTTTCTCATATTTTCGGTTCCTACTGGAATCCTGATGAATAAGATAGGTAGAAAGAAGACTGTACTCCTGTCTTTGCTCGTTACCGTCATTTCTCTTCTCTTGCCTATCTTCGGTGAGAGTTTCGGAGTGATGCTCGTTTCATTCTCTTTGTTGGGTATAGGAAATGCCTTGATGCAGACCTCCTTGAATCCGCTGGTTTCTGTAGTGACAACGGGTAAGAATCTGGCTTCCACTTTGACCTTTGGTCAGTTTGTCAAGGCCATCGCTTCTTTCCTTGCACCATACATCGCTATGTGGGGTGCTATGGCAAGCATTCCATCCTTCGGTTTGGGTTGGCGAGTTCTTTTCCCAATCTATATGATTATCGGAATAACAGCCACATTCTTCCTGGCAGGTACTCCTATTGAGGAAGAAAAGAATGAAGGCAAGGCTTCTGGCTTTGGTGAGTGTTTCAAGTTACTTGGCAAACCTATCGTGTTGCTTTCCTTCATCGGTATCATGTGTCATGTAGGCATCGATGTGGGTACCAATACCACAGCTCCTAAGATTTTGATGGAGCGTTTGGGCTGGAGTTTGAATGATGCAGCTTTCGCCACATCGCTCTACTTCATCTTCCGTACCATCGGATGTTTCACTGGTACTGCTTTCCTCCGCATGATGAGAACTCGCACTTTCTTCATGATCAGCGTAGTAATGATGGCTCTGAGTATGATCGGTATGTGGGTAGGCGAGAGCAAGACAATGCTTTATATTGCCATTGCCTTGGTAGGATATGGTAACTCTAATGTGTTCTCTATGATTTTCTCTCAGGCACTGCTTGCTATGCCTGATAAGAAGAACGAGGTGAGTGGATTGATGATTATGGGTCTCTTCGGTGGAACCATCTTCCCATTGTTCATGGGCTTTGCCAGCGATACCTTCGGTCAGGTTGGTGCTGTGGCTGTAATGGCGGTAGGTGTAGTTTATCTCTTCACTTATATCCGTAGGCTGGCATAA
- a CDS encoding TonB-dependent receptor, whose product MRKSAAMVLALSLVNVTAAFAQDDNANAKEEGNRNVMLNAASANGPREIQIGLPSADVNVLENGLPVTYATNPHSVNTIWRGDASLSHQGLLKIAETAITTGNIGYAVNSFTQKGQKGFNGTLNYKSNHFGLQEFSLNMNGDLGSDWYYSFNMYQDFDPGTFKIKSTPYQDRTQIYKALITKKYNGNRGEFTAMYKYANSHNVYNYATQSAPFIYVGDGSVKEYGDFKLGTTSYLPIDNEMTYRNMRTGKLEQTSLYDACLNKASEVTLMNNYRFDNGLNWKATLKYDHSRGAMVYQTPMAIIDLKSAANQGVYNYKYRDIDGQTKAYDGQYIQTRMSCLNAGKIDEALFTTELSKKFSTSTFRLGVNEWFYHIDYCSNTTMYDQSVPADGSFALRVWDANQRNGYFYDFNKNASEYYKGSENKLALYFTHDWDVTNKLNLYYGARLEWQKLKGENAAVKNAKGEFVGRFADYYLGAIAADGTKIAPADLSYNWINYDFSVAATYKLTDNFGFTGDFTYIVQHPKFEAFAPATLPNTDQISVPLGRAGIYYNNSWLSLTSLFSYISKTNNNATLNLQHGSEIKAAPMSYDIQTWGWTTDAVAHPFKGFDFHFLFTYQKPTYKKYETSVTFNDGSVGKINATGNIVAEIPQILIELDPSYMITKDIKLWTSFRYFSKTYANINEAYYFNGHWETFGGLNWQATKRLALGCTVVNFLNQTGAKGSIAGAELITKDEAKGIKNQIMTGSYLRPFTVEFTASLKF is encoded by the coding sequence ATGAGAAAGTCAGCAGCCATGGTGCTTGCACTTTCATTGGTAAATGTTACAGCAGCTTTTGCACAGGATGATAATGCAAATGCTAAGGAAGAGGGTAACCGCAACGTGATGCTCAATGCAGCCAGTGCGAATGGTCCTCGTGAGATTCAGATAGGTTTGCCTTCTGCCGATGTCAACGTATTGGAGAATGGTCTGCCTGTTACTTACGCTACCAATCCTCATTCTGTCAATACTATCTGGCGTGGTGATGCAAGTTTGAGCCATCAGGGTTTGCTCAAGATTGCCGAGACTGCCATCACTACCGGTAATATCGGTTATGCCGTGAACTCTTTCACCCAGAAGGGACAGAAGGGATTCAATGGTACGCTGAACTATAAGAGCAATCACTTCGGATTGCAGGAATTCTCTCTGAATATGAACGGTGATTTGGGAAGCGACTGGTACTACAGCTTTAATATGTATCAGGATTTCGACCCGGGTACCTTCAAGATCAAGTCAACTCCTTATCAGGACCGTACCCAGATCTACAAGGCACTCATCACCAAGAAGTACAACGGCAACCGTGGCGAGTTCACAGCCATGTACAAGTATGCCAATAGCCACAATGTGTATAACTACGCTACCCAGAGTGCTCCATTCATCTATGTTGGCGATGGAAGCGTAAAGGAGTATGGCGATTTCAAACTCGGTACCACCTCTTATCTCCCTATCGATAACGAGATGACTTATCGCAATATGCGTACCGGCAAGTTGGAGCAGACTTCTCTCTACGATGCCTGCCTGAACAAGGCAAGCGAGGTAACCCTGATGAACAACTACCGTTTTGACAACGGTTTGAACTGGAAGGCTACCTTGAAGTATGATCACTCCCGTGGTGCGATGGTTTACCAGACTCCAATGGCTATCATCGACTTGAAGAGCGCAGCTAATCAGGGCGTATATAATTATAAGTATCGCGATATCGACGGCCAGACCAAGGCTTACGATGGTCAGTACATCCAGACCCGTATGTCATGTCTCAATGCCGGTAAGATTGATGAGGCTCTTTTCACCACCGAGCTCAGCAAGAAATTCAGTACTTCCACCTTCCGTCTTGGCGTGAATGAGTGGTTCTACCATATCGATTATTGCTCAAATACAACCATGTATGATCAGAGTGTTCCTGCAGATGGCAGTTTTGCCCTGCGCGTTTGGGATGCCAACCAGCGCAATGGCTACTTCTACGATTTCAACAAGAATGCCTCTGAGTATTACAAGGGAAGCGAAAACAAGCTGGCTCTCTACTTCACTCACGATTGGGATGTTACCAACAAGTTGAATCTCTACTATGGTGCCCGTCTGGAGTGGCAGAAGCTGAAGGGTGAAAACGCAGCAGTGAAGAATGCCAAGGGTGAATTCGTAGGTCGTTTCGCAGATTACTATCTTGGTGCTATCGCAGCAGATGGAACCAAGATTGCTCCAGCAGACTTGAGCTACAACTGGATCAACTATGATTTCTCTGTAGCAGCAACTTATAAGTTGACCGATAACTTCGGCTTCACTGGCGATTTCACTTACATCGTTCAGCATCCTAAGTTCGAGGCTTTTGCCCCAGCTACATTGCCAAATACAGATCAGATCTCTGTGCCACTCGGTCGTGCAGGTATCTACTACAACAACTCATGGTTGAGCCTGACATCGTTGTTCTCTTATATCTCAAAGACCAACAATAATGCAACTCTCAACCTGCAGCATGGCAGTGAAATCAAGGCAGCTCCAATGTCTTACGATATCCAGACATGGGGATGGACAACCGACGCTGTGGCTCATCCATTCAAGGGATTCGATTTCCACTTCCTCTTCACTTATCAGAAGCCAACTTACAAGAAGTATGAAACCAGCGTCACCTTCAACGATGGTTCTGTTGGCAAAATCAACGCCACTGGCAATATCGTAGCAGAGATTCCTCAGATTCTCATCGAGTTGGATCCAAGCTACATGATTACCAAGGACATCAAGCTCTGGACCAGCTTCCGTTACTTCAGCAAGACCTACGCCAACATCAACGAGGCATATTACTTCAACGGTCACTGGGAGACTTTCGGAGGTTTGAACTGGCAGGCAACCAAGCGCTTAGCTCTCGGCTGCACCGTAGTCAACTTCCTCAACCAGACTGGTGCCAAGGGTAGTATTGCAGGTGCCGAGCTGATTACCAAGGATGAGGCTAAGGGAATCAAAAACCAGATTATGACGGGTAGCTATCTCCGTCCATTCACTGTAGAATTTACAGCTTCGCTGAAGTTCTAA
- a CDS encoding GH32 C-terminal domain-containing protein — protein sequence MRTNNMMKAACLMLMASATTSAFAQKMNIEHKGDTTIIKVENPTKYLLLPIQEEKDEAQVLLDTGSKDDTWMDVRLAQNGSDYFVPFALGKGKTATVKILGLKKDALALSLLKLSNTFDTTNTDYYRPSYHFTPLYGWMNDPNGMVYKDGEYHLYFQYNPYGSKWGNMHWGHAVSKDLVHWEHLDPAIARDPVGHIFSGSSVVDKKNTAGFGKNAIIAIYTNNSVNHDEVQCIAYSNDNGRTFTKYEGNPVLTPFDGLKDFRDPKVFWYEKGKCWYMIVSADKETRFYKSKNLKKWTYVSAFGKGMGQQPCQYECPDFFQLPVNGDKKKMKWVMTMNINPGCWFGGSATEYFVGDFDGKNFTCPDAHDVKWLDWGKDHYATVTFSNTGDRVLGITWMSNWQYANLTPFKQNRGANGLPRELKLYEKNGKYYISEDVAPEVYALRKDTKELADASVADAKDLKGVAANMNGAFEIEADVTPDANGIAGIEISNNKRERAMIYFDMKQGKVVMDRTESGLTDFGKQAVPHDIELAWDKQRAAEGKEPARIANSINYKNDFALATWAPLSLCEDGKKTYHVDIFVDKSSVELFVDGGRIAMTNLVFPVAPYENVKLYTQGGKAEFKNMKLHKLGL from the coding sequence ATGAGAACAAACAATATGATGAAGGCTGCCTGCCTCATGTTGATGGCATCAGCTACAACTTCTGCCTTTGCACAGAAGATGAATATCGAACACAAGGGTGATACTACTATCATCAAGGTGGAGAATCCTACCAAGTATCTTCTTCTCCCTATCCAGGAAGAGAAGGATGAGGCTCAGGTTTTGCTCGATACAGGTTCTAAGGATGATACCTGGATGGACGTTCGCCTGGCTCAGAATGGTTCTGATTACTTCGTACCATTTGCCTTGGGCAAGGGTAAGACCGCTACCGTCAAGATCCTCGGTTTGAAGAAGGATGCCCTGGCACTCAGCTTGCTCAAGCTCAGCAATACATTCGATACTACCAACACCGATTACTATCGCCCATCTTATCACTTCACTCCGCTCTACGGTTGGATGAACGACCCTAACGGTATGGTATATAAGGATGGTGAGTATCATCTCTATTTCCAGTATAACCCATACGGAAGCAAGTGGGGCAACATGCACTGGGGACATGCCGTAAGCAAGGACCTTGTACACTGGGAGCATCTCGACCCAGCCATCGCCCGCGACCCTGTAGGTCATATCTTCTCTGGTAGTTCTGTAGTAGATAAGAAGAATACTGCCGGTTTTGGCAAGAATGCCATCATCGCCATCTATACCAACAACAGCGTGAACCACGATGAGGTGCAGTGCATCGCCTACAGCAATGACAATGGTCGCACCTTCACCAAGTACGAGGGCAACCCAGTGTTGACTCCATTCGACGGTCTGAAGGACTTCCGTGACCCTAAGGTATTCTGGTATGAGAAGGGAAAGTGCTGGTATATGATTGTTTCTGCCGATAAGGAGACCCGTTTCTATAAGTCAAAGAACTTGAAGAAGTGGACTTATGTAAGTGCTTTCGGCAAGGGTATGGGTCAGCAGCCATGCCAGTATGAGTGCCCAGACTTCTTCCAGTTGCCTGTAAATGGTGATAAGAAGAAGATGAAGTGGGTGATGACGATGAATATCAACCCAGGTTGCTGGTTTGGTGGCAGCGCTACCGAGTATTTCGTAGGCGATTTCGATGGCAAGAACTTCACTTGTCCTGATGCCCACGATGTGAAGTGGCTCGATTGGGGTAAGGATCATTACGCCACCGTTACCTTCTCTAACACAGGCGACCGAGTATTGGGAATCACCTGGATGAGCAACTGGCAGTATGCCAACCTCACTCCGTTCAAGCAGAATCGTGGTGCCAACGGTTTGCCAAGAGAGTTGAAGCTCTACGAGAAGAATGGCAAGTACTATATTTCAGAGGATGTAGCTCCTGAGGTATATGCCTTGAGAAAGGATACCAAGGAATTGGCAGATGCTTCTGTTGCCGATGCCAAGGACTTGAAGGGTGTTGCAGCCAATATGAATGGTGCTTTCGAAATCGAGGCTGATGTAACTCCAGATGCCAACGGCATTGCCGGTATTGAGATTTCAAACAACAAGCGTGAGCGCGCCATGATCTACTTCGATATGAAGCAGGGCAAGGTTGTGATGGATAGAACCGAGAGTGGTTTGACCGATTTCGGCAAGCAGGCGGTTCCTCACGATATCGAGCTGGCTTGGGATAAGCAGCGTGCTGCAGAAGGCAAGGAGCCTGCCCGCATAGCCAATTCCATCAACTACAAGAATGATTTCGCTCTCGCTACCTGGGCTCCATTGAGTCTTTGCGAGGATGGCAAGAAGACCTATCATGTAGATATCTTCGTAGATAAGTCATCTGTTGAGCTCTTCGTTGATGGCGGTCGCATCGCCATGACCAACCTCGTTTTCCCTGTAGCTCCATACGAGAATGTGAAGCTCTATACTCAGGGTGGCAAGGCAGAGTTCAAGAATATGAAGCTTCATAAACTTGGTTTGTAA
- a CDS encoding carbohydrate kinase family protein yields METKNLDKKYCVGLGEILFDVLPSGSQLGGAPANFAYHAGQHGLHSVAVSAVGKDVLGDTALRLLDEKKLKYVMPEVDYPTGTVQVQLDKEGVPTYDIKQGVAWDNIPFTDDIKEIAANAGAVCWGSLAQRSEVSRKTIYKFLDYTPNDCLKIFDINLRQNFYTPEVITESLKRCNVLKINDEELITIGRLFGYPGLDIENKCWLILGKYNLDMLVLTCGVNGSYVFAPGVKSFQETPKVEVADTVGAGDSFTGTFCASILKGKSITEAHELAVKVSAYVCTQNGAMPIIPEEYTK; encoded by the coding sequence ATGGAAACAAAGAATTTAGATAAAAAATATTGTGTAGGTTTAGGTGAGATTCTTTTTGATGTTCTCCCTTCTGGTTCTCAACTTGGTGGTGCTCCTGCCAATTTCGCTTACCACGCAGGTCAGCATGGCTTACATTCTGTGGCTGTGAGTGCTGTGGGTAAGGATGTCTTGGGCGATACAGCTCTTCGCCTTCTTGATGAGAAAAAGTTGAAATATGTGATGCCTGAGGTTGATTATCCTACAGGAACTGTTCAGGTGCAGCTCGATAAAGAGGGTGTTCCTACTTACGATATCAAGCAGGGTGTGGCTTGGGATAATATCCCATTTACTGATGACATCAAGGAGATTGCTGCCAATGCAGGTGCTGTTTGCTGGGGTTCCTTAGCTCAGCGCAGCGAGGTAAGCCGCAAAACAATCTATAAGTTCCTTGATTATACTCCAAACGATTGTCTGAAGATTTTCGACATCAATCTCCGCCAAAACTTCTATACTCCAGAAGTGATTACCGAGAGCTTGAAACGCTGCAATGTATTGAAGATTAACGACGAGGAGTTGATTACTATCGGTCGTCTTTTCGGTTATCCAGGTTTGGATATTGAGAATAAGTGCTGGTTGATTCTCGGTAAGTACAATCTCGATATGCTCGTGTTGACTTGTGGTGTAAACGGTAGCTATGTTTTCGCTCCAGGTGTGAAGTCATTCCAAGAGACTCCAAAGGTAGAGGTGGCAGATACTGTAGGTGCCGGTGATAGTTTTACAGGTACTTTCTGTGCCAGCATTCTGAAAGGCAAGAGTATTACTGAGGCTCATGAACTTGCCGTCAAGGTAAGTGCTTACGTTTGTACTCAGAATGGAGCGATGCCAATTATTCCAGAGGAATACACCAAGTAA